GGCAGGCGTATCCAGGGCGAGCAGGTGGCCGCGCATCACACCGATGCGGTCGCATAGCCGTTCGGCTTCGTCCAGGTTGTGGGTGGTCAGGAAGATCGTGCGGCCCTCGCTCTTGAGTTCCTCGATGAACTCGCGCACAGTGCGGGCCGCCGCCGGGTCCAGGCCGGCCGTCGGTTCATCCAGGAAGACGGTGCGCGGCTCGTGGATCAGGGCGCGGGCGATGGCCAGCTTCTGCTTCATACCTTTGGAGAAGCTGCCAACCGGTTCGCGTCGCCGTTCCCACAGGCCCAGGATGGTCAGGTACTTCTGCACGGCGGCTTCTGGCCGTTCTACCTCGTACAGGTCGGCATAGATGCGCAGGTTGGTTTCCGCGCTCAGGCGGTCGTACATGCCGGGCGTTTCGGTCAGCACGCCGACGGTACGGCGCACGTCCATGGGCTGGAGGCGTACGTCATAACCGTTGACGGTAGCCGTCCCGGAAGTCGGGGCGATCAGGGCGCTGAGCATGCGGACGGTGGTCGTTTTGCCCGCGCCGTTCGGCCCCAGGAAGCCAAAGACCTCTCCGCTGGGAATCTCCAGCGTGAGGGCGTCCACGGCGAGGTTCTCGCCGAAGCGCCGGGTGAGTCGATCGGTGGTGATCATGGTCGTTCCCCCTCGAAATGCGATTCGTGGCCGGACAGCGGCAGCAGGCCGCGCCTTTGACCGGGGTAATGCTATCAAATTTGAGAACGTTTGGAACCCCCAATTATGCGGGGGAGGATCAACGGCGACAGCGCCAGACGATCACGGCGCCTCCCGCGCCCAGCAACGCCCACCATACCGCCCCCGCTGCCGCGCCGAGCGGCCCGAACAGGGCTGCGCCGCTGACGGCTACCGCCACCCACAGCAACCCGCCGAAAAACCACCCGACCTGCCCACTCAGGAACATCCCGCCGACCAGCGCGGCGGCAGCCAGTCCGTGCAGAATCCGCCCCAGTGCTCCGAC
This is a stretch of genomic DNA from Anaerolineae bacterium. It encodes these proteins:
- a CDS encoding ABC transporter ATP-binding protein; this encodes MITTDRLTRRFGENLAVDALTLEIPSGEVFGFLGPNGAGKTTTVRMLSALIAPTSGTATVNGYDVRLQPMDVRRTVGVLTETPGMYDRLSAETNLRIYADLYEVERPEAAVQKYLTILGLWERRREPVGSFSKGMKQKLAIARALIHEPRTVFLDEPTAGLDPAAARTVREFIEELKSEGRTIFLTTHNLDEAERLCDRIGVMRGHLLALDTPAALRARLFGQHVRLQIANLTDALRQAVAGLPFVRGARLADGALLVDVADPERDNPALVAALVGAGAQIQYVQPALASLEDVYLQLVHNGAALNEGVGGAQR